A part of Chlamydia ibidis 10-1398/6 genomic DNA contains:
- a CDS encoding autotransporter outer membrane beta-barrel domain-containing protein, with the protein MKASLRKLLFSTTLTVPFASQAFSVEIPLPHGVYDGHVNELIFPYTITSYADGATLLLQGDLSIVNFNNATSGTPLGCLKNTAGPLSIVGGGHNLKFLRILSTGDGSAINNAVNSSSTTVLSGFNTLIFENCEALQYNQPGLSVPITMTLIKPSGTIASSAPLTLSNINTLTFLNNKALGNGGGIHGTTVNISNIKKSLTFQGNMSSCGGAIAATEGLNITNNSGSILFRLNSVTDKGGAIYLGPKENTTESAAAVVATHAAIPAKAMKKSISMAAAAAAATAGASMQTNTNSSISNNAEVQFDANTAKAGGAIYAIGNINFDNNKSLIFQNNAASPELSPPEEAGNGGAIYCVKATNGPASHTLQANELTPSGLTITHQNTIFFANNVASKQGGAIYGENVSITSSGPTLFTNNNASNGGAIFIKGGGSLTLSADYGDMIFDGNTKVANGEAARNAISLDKDAKIKSLSASGSYKLIFADPITSVPPSQTAAQALQAGQADANTLTINPVRGDNSPFTNYIGSVVFTDVTPAPAVGVPLGGIKSEIHQPVTLAGGSLVLEKGVTLSVLSFNQQSGSTLLMGSGTTLTTTTNKDAGAATTMHSLSAEASAYAYTMASSALEAPKVAPAPAAKAATLNNDGSITVNGLHINLDSFMTSSSPAAKISVTGSNGTATISGPIYIDDLSGKAYENHDLFNKDTVTLQLCEVSTAKTGGPTITSPAPAPAGGPSASMAMASDAGTSSTPNGVVSDVATQSGNDTRIKLTAEQNVPFQPLGDTSPTYGYQGTWELQWVDGASEQAGNRSRAKAGSTNSKVLKATWTKIGFKPSPERIASLVPNSLWGSFIDLRAINDLATSSCDGFNYGKGLWVSGVTNIFHHDRDTEHQGYRRISGGCAIGLNSQTMSGSIFGIAYAQIFASSKDYVVSTTRSDACIGSIYASTRRPIGKSRMFFKSFAARVNYSHNKEKMKTRYTSVPETDGNWDNNCWLGEIGGSLPIEVRSEILNLNQIIPFAHVQVAYAEHGSFRERLAEARSFEGSRLINVATPVGLKIDRRSHANPDFYTLSVSYIPDLYRRNPACTTLLLANGVSWKTKATNLERNAVLIQGSSHTTVNSNIEIFSHGSCEVRKSSRNYSVNIGTKFRF; encoded by the coding sequence ATGAAAGCGTCCCTTCGTAAACTTTTATTTTCTACAACGCTAACAGTACCCTTTGCTTCTCAGGCATTTTCTGTGGAGATACCCTTACCTCATGGAGTATACGATGGGCATGTAAATGAACTCATTTTCCCCTACACAATTACATCCTACGCGGATGGTGCCACTCTTTTGCTTCAAGGGGATTTAAGCATTGTGAATTTCAACAATGCTACATCGGGAACTCCCTTAGGATGTTTAAAAAATACTGCAGGCCCTCTCTCCATCGTAGGTGGAGGACATAACTTAAAATTCTTAAGGATCCTCTCTACTGGGGATGGCTCAGCTATCAATAACGCAGTAAATAGTTCTTCTACAACTGTACTCTCTGGATTCAACACCCTAATTTTTGAAAACTGCGAAGCGTTGCAGTACAATCAACCAGGGCTATCTGTACCAATAACTATGACTTTGATAAAGCCCTCAGGAACTATAGCTTCCAGTGCACCGCTTACTCTCTCCAACATTAATACTTTAACCTTCTTAAACAATAAAGCTTTAGGAAATGGGGGTGGTATCCACGGTACAACTGTCAATATTTCCAACATCAAGAAGTCTCTGACGTTCCAGGGTAATATGTCTTCTTGCGGTGGAGCAATCGCAGCGACAGAAGGTTTGAATATTACTAATAACTCCGGTTCTATACTCTTCAGGCTAAATTCTGTTACAGACAAAGGCGGCGCAATTTATCTAGGCCCTAAGGAAAACACCACAGAATCAGCTGCAGCAGTAGTTGCAACCCATGCAGCCATTCCAGCCAAAGCCATGAAAAAATCTATATCTATGGCAGCAGCTGCAGCCGCGGCAACTGCGGGTGCTTCTATGCAAACAAATACCAATTCTTCCATATCCAATAATGCTGAAGTACAGTTTGATGCTAATACAGCAAAAGCTGGTGGAGCTATCTATGCTATTGGAAACATAAACTTTGATAATAATAAATCTCTGATCTTCCAGAATAATGCGGCATCTCCTGAACTGTCTCCACCAGAAGAAGCCGGAAATGGTGGAGCTATTTACTGTGTAAAAGCAACCAACGGACCCGCCTCACATACCCTACAAGCAAATGAACTGACTCCTTCTGGCCTAACCATTACCCACCAAAATACTATATTTTTTGCTAATAACGTTGCCTCTAAACAAGGTGGGGCTATCTATGGCGAAAATGTTAGTATCACCTCATCAGGGCCGACACTATTTACTAATAATAATGCTTCCAATGGCGGCGCGATTTTTATTAAGGGCGGTGGTAGCTTAACTTTATCAGCAGACTATGGTGACATGATATTCGATGGAAATACCAAAGTTGCTAATGGAGAAGCTGCACGTAATGCGATTTCTTTAGATAAGGACGCTAAAATTAAGAGTTTATCAGCCTCTGGTAGTTATAAGTTAATTTTTGCTGATCCCATCACTAGCGTTCCTCCTTCACAAACTGCTGCACAAGCTTTACAAGCAGGACAGGCAGATGCTAATACTTTAACTATTAATCCTGTCCGAGGAGACAATTCTCCATTTACCAATTACATAGGATCCGTTGTATTCACAGACGTCACACCAGCACCTGCTGTTGGTGTGCCCTTAGGCGGTATAAAATCTGAGATTCATCAGCCTGTTACTTTAGCTGGGGGTTCTTTGGTATTAGAAAAAGGAGTAACCTTGAGTGTTCTCTCCTTCAATCAACAAAGCGGATCTACGTTGTTAATGGGATCTGGAACCACATTGACAACAACAACGAATAAAGATGCTGGGGCAGCAACTACAATGCACAGCCTATCAGCAGAAGCATCTGCCTATGCTTATACTATGGCCTCTTCTGCTTTAGAAGCTCCTAAAGTTGCTCCAGCACCAGCTGCAAAAGCCGCGACACTCAACAACGATGGCTCCATTACAGTTAATGGTCTGCACATTAATTTGGACTCTTTTATGACATCCAGTAGTCCTGCAGCAAAAATTAGCGTTACTGGGTCTAACGGCACTGCCACGATATCTGGGCCTATCTACATTGACGATTTATCTGGAAAAGCTTACGAAAACCACGATCTATTTAATAAAGATACTGTAACACTGCAACTTTGTGAAGTTTCTACAGCTAAAACTGGGGGCCCAACTATTACTTCCCCGGCGCCAGCACCCGCAGGAGGACCTTCAGCATCTATGGCAATGGCAAGTGATGCGGGGACCTCTTCTACACCTAATGGTGTCGTTTCAGACGTAGCAACACAATCTGGCAATGATACACGAATTAAACTTACTGCCGAACAGAATGTCCCATTCCAACCTCTTGGTGATACCTCGCCAACCTATGGCTACCAAGGCACGTGGGAACTCCAATGGGTAGACGGGGCAAGCGAACAAGCCGGGAATCGATCGCGAGCTAAAGCAGGTAGCACCAATTCTAAGGTATTAAAAGCTACTTGGACAAAAATAGGGTTTAAACCTAGTCCAGAGCGCATCGCATCTTTGGTCCCTAATAGCTTATGGGGATCATTTATTGATCTTAGAGCAATTAATGATCTCGCAACTTCAAGTTGCGATGGCTTTAATTATGGCAAAGGCTTGTGGGTATCTGGTGTCACAAATATCTTCCATCATGACAGAGATACAGAGCATCAAGGATATCGAAGAATCAGCGGAGGCTGTGCTATTGGATTAAACTCTCAGACTATGTCAGGTTCTATATTTGGCATAGCTTATGCACAAATATTTGCTAGTTCTAAGGACTACGTCGTTTCTACGACAAGATCTGATGCTTGTATCGGCTCAATATATGCTTCTACAAGACGACCTATTGGTAAGTCCCGAATGTTCTTTAAATCATTCGCAGCTCGAGTGAATTATAGTCATAATAAAGAAAAAATGAAAACCCGGTATACCTCAGTTCCAGAAACTGATGGTAATTGGGATAACAACTGTTGGCTAGGAGAGATTGGCGGAAGTCTTCCCATAGAAGTACGATCTGAAATTTTAAACCTCAACCAGATTATTCCTTTCGCCCATGTACAAGTAGCTTACGCAGAACATGGGTCATTTAGGGAAAGACTTGCAGAAGCACGTTCTTTCGAAGGAAGCCGGTTAATTAACGTGGCCACCCCAGTAGGGTTAAAAATCGATAGACGCTCCCACGCAAATCCAGATTTCTACACACTATCAGTATCCTATATACCTGACTTATATAGGAGAAACCCTGCGTGTACAACTCTACTATTGGCAAATGGCGTGTCATGGAAAACCAAAGCCACGAATTTAGAGAGAAATGCTGTTTTGATACAGGGATCTTCTCATACAACTGTAAACAGTAACATTGAAATCTTCAGCCATGGAAGTTGCGAAGTACGTAAGTCCTCTCGCAATTACAGTGTGAATATAGGAACTAAATTTCGATTCTAA
- a CDS encoding polymorphic outer membrane protein middle domain-containing protein, which produces MKQNFSLGIFCSLVLLPLYPAHGDVRNTLSSTNNFDGSSGGTLEIKESQGTSSNDHVFYSLSSDVEIKNVTKTNPANRSLFEHTQGYLSFLGNGHSMILSDNTLTNQGSFVKNTESNSVCSFLGFHELLITNTPEAPLGKGAIFSNSRLVFRNNKKIAFDGCSSLQEGGAIHCVRPGINDNIPSVFLQNNGSTIFQNNESNTAGGAIYTDNLAIEASGPVHFIHNTVAPQNDRDLPKGGAIYILPKGTLSLHAKEGSIIFEGNKVIRNNRVVPSSIHLGSEASIEYLIANKGHSIEFYDPIFHDGSSNKELYINKDSQEKIYQGTVLFSSGCRQDGCSPSQAFYLSRILQNVSLAGGTLHIKGDTIVTTKRFSQLPESKIILEQQAKLRADGHILISNLHLPLTTQQLISTDPPSISTIFRDNYLRLYGPIFINIEDENFYDTKLLEKDLKIPLLTLESQELSKIQVEDDDIIIRQDPYGYQGTWTLDWEDRESYMQTPRIKINAVKNAFLSWKPREFRPYFIDAQGNSLVSNSLWSSFTDVRKIHELMDTVSDGSIHNQGIWGAELSHILHKEARPSKTDFLYTSHGYAFGISNRLPGQTVTNLGIIHMSGHTQDTTAAKNWTHTLAGSLYLQHTCAFYPFVKWSLGNLFFSPNVGRVVSKNVPLILTAQATYSNTRNVLSVSRPSTKITEAYWNTHCVNMEGGVSLSFDIQEEHDIFHNVLPFFNIQGIYGYQRKFTEEGVRPHRLSSSQLMNLALPLGMRIEGHSKRLSLFYVGSVSYIFDAYRKNPVSNVLCEYSPFYFWKIYSMELPRQGLHCQVSAHYTYRDTVALFAKGSAELRRFVTCYSANGGMQVLF; this is translated from the coding sequence ATGAAGCAAAACTTTTCCTTAGGGATTTTTTGCTCTCTTGTGCTTCTTCCCCTATACCCAGCACACGGGGATGTGAGAAATACTCTGTCTTCTACCAATAACTTTGACGGAAGCTCGGGTGGTACCCTAGAGATCAAAGAGTCCCAAGGAACGAGCAGTAATGACCACGTATTCTACTCTCTATCTTCAGATGTAGAAATCAAAAACGTCACTAAAACAAATCCTGCAAATCGTAGTCTTTTTGAACATACTCAAGGCTATTTATCTTTCTTAGGGAATGGCCATAGCATGATACTTTCTGATAACACACTAACTAATCAGGGATCCTTTGTAAAAAATACAGAAAGTAACTCCGTATGCAGTTTTTTAGGATTTCATGAACTTCTTATTACTAACACTCCCGAGGCTCCTCTGGGGAAAGGAGCTATTTTTTCTAATTCTCGATTAGTTTTCCGAAATAATAAGAAAATTGCTTTTGACGGCTGCTCTTCTCTGCAAGAAGGAGGAGCTATCCATTGTGTGCGGCCCGGAATCAATGATAATATTCCCTCTGTCTTCTTACAGAATAATGGTTCTACTATTTTCCAAAATAATGAATCTAACACAGCTGGGGGAGCAATTTATACTGACAATTTGGCAATTGAAGCCTCAGGGCCTGTTCATTTTATTCATAATACTGTTGCCCCCCAAAACGACAGAGACCTTCCTAAAGGAGGAGCTATTTATATCCTCCCTAAGGGAACTCTATCTTTACATGCCAAGGAAGGTAGCATCATTTTTGAAGGAAATAAAGTGATACGCAACAATCGCGTTGTCCCTAGCTCTATTCATTTAGGAAGTGAAGCATCTATCGAATATCTCATAGCCAACAAAGGACATTCTATTGAATTTTACGACCCTATTTTTCATGATGGGTCGTCAAATAAAGAACTCTATATCAATAAAGATAGCCAGGAAAAAATCTATCAAGGTACTGTGCTATTTTCTTCAGGATGTCGACAAGATGGATGCTCACCTTCGCAAGCTTTTTATCTTTCTAGGATTCTACAGAATGTCTCCTTAGCTGGAGGAACTTTACACATAAAAGGAGATACAATCGTAACCACGAAAAGATTTAGCCAATTACCCGAATCTAAAATTATTTTAGAACAACAAGCTAAATTACGTGCTGACGGACATATTTTAATTTCTAACTTACACCTGCCTTTAACGACGCAACAACTAATATCTACAGATCCTCCGAGTATCAGTACAATATTTAGAGACAACTACCTGCGCTTATACGGACCAATTTTCATAAATATCGAAGATGAAAATTTTTACGATACGAAACTACTAGAAAAAGACTTGAAAATTCCGTTACTTACACTGGAATCTCAAGAACTTTCAAAAATACAAGTTGAGGATGATGACATCATCATTAGGCAGGATCCTTACGGATATCAAGGCACATGGACTCTTGATTGGGAAGATCGTGAATCCTACATGCAAACTCCTAGAATAAAGATAAATGCTGTAAAAAATGCATTCTTATCATGGAAACCTAGAGAATTTCGCCCTTATTTCATAGATGCGCAAGGAAATAGCTTAGTTTCTAACAGCTTATGGAGTTCCTTTACTGACGTAAGAAAAATTCATGAACTTATGGATACAGTATCTGATGGCTCTATACATAATCAGGGAATTTGGGGGGCCGAGCTTTCGCATATCCTTCATAAAGAGGCTCGTCCATCTAAAACAGACTTTCTTTATACTTCTCATGGTTATGCTTTTGGAATAAGTAATCGCCTGCCAGGACAAACAGTAACAAATCTTGGCATTATCCACATGTCAGGACATACACAAGATACTACAGCTGCTAAAAATTGGACGCACACACTAGCGGGATCTCTATACCTCCAACATACATGTGCGTTTTATCCATTCGTAAAATGGTCTCTTGGCAATCTGTTTTTCTCTCCAAATGTGGGTAGAGTAGTTTCTAAAAATGTGCCCTTAATCCTCACGGCACAAGCAACTTATAGTAACACTAGAAACGTTCTATCTGTTTCCCGTCCTTCTACTAAAATCACCGAAGCATATTGGAACACCCATTGTGTAAATATGGAAGGAGGTGTTTCTCTTTCCTTTGATATTCAGGAAGAACACGATATATTTCACAATGTCCTCCCTTTCTTTAATATTCAAGGGATATACGGCTATCAAAGAAAATTCACAGAAGAAGGTGTTCGGCCACATAGGTTATCCAGTAGCCAACTCATGAACCTCGCTCTTCCCCTAGGCATGCGTATTGAGGGCCACTCCAAACGCCTATCTTTGTTTTACGTAGGATCTGTATCCTATATTTTTGATGCCTATCGTAAAAATCCTGTTTCTAACGTACTATGTGAATATTCCCCATTTTACTTCTGGAAAATATATAGTATGGAACTCCCTCGTCAAGGTCTCCATTGCCAAGTATCAGCACACTATACTTATCGCGATACAGTGGCTTTATTTGCTAAAGGATCTGCCGAACTTCGTAGATTCGTAACGTGTTACTCCGCAAATGGTGGGATGCAAGTGCTCTTTTAA
- a CDS encoding polymorphic outer membrane protein middle domain-containing protein, producing the protein MPLSLRSSSFCFLACLCSSVWAYAQQSINNNITPPYVVDGETIKLKTNCFIEDIYGTKFPASFIGSDAGFSILGKNRSLVFDHCQAPASSYATLISATSNLKITNLNKLVLNENVSLGSHGLIYAPNICIMSCKSLICSGNKTPYSPVVVTQSGGEGRVGGTTTINASSGSTIQISPYAPPPKVSETVLEKSALLAEAEEPVPPSLRIEKIKKEITFCNNSANFGSAILSTTDGKVNIQNNSAPISFLRNFGACSGGAIYNGDITFANNSGYMKFSGNAAANGLGATSPNPTVVVAGGCGGAICSPTKSVTFRDNTGACLFHCNLSEKDAGAIYATTCNITTQAPMIFDNNNAKGNGGAICAKSLTLSSSGDMLFMSNRAKQGGAIYVDPSVGANGGSPTCALTINAKHGDIIFSSNNLDCAPGLRNAVYADSTATIALGADSGARIIFYDPLTHVKPAQRAYALPSHPQPESTAIASAAAPLAVQPRTNPAVIKVNDGGQGGSVVFSGKLLTLSEKIETQNFTSSLYGNVNINGGQLVVTNDAILNVLGITQSNGGILTVGSGAQVGQIPGVSDVTTQPFTITNLGCDVTSFLNPNWTTANINSGTSTATTVNNLNIVYDDASYLYDNPMLMHNLCIPVVTLGGSGSSQLSSFTEGNINEAAHYGYQGTWSRHKTTPLLAPTPSGGVPQGVANKTIYALWTPSTPLGAEYILDPSRKGEIVVNSLWASFLASQAFSEALNDSLISDYNGVFLSGKSIGAHIFQNQKDSHEGFKGRYGGYQASLSVRYPDDACLGVAFGQLYGQIKNVPYNAKDTKQMILSSFFGQLPIVTKKSETNVTWKTAYTYVRNHMKTQYPSMKSKLSKSSAHWHENIYYGLLSVEHPYIHWCTATRYIAKKFELTGFLAAEMVGGWQQAFIETGALARKFSRGYGHNLALPIGFYSQWYSPFAKAPSTVTLKLAYKPDIYRVDPHNDMTIVANQESFATHGTSISRHGIYLELNDSIELQKHVTAFIDYVLDARKGYTSHRLSTGLQGRF; encoded by the coding sequence ATGCCTCTTTCTTTGAGATCTTCTTCTTTTTGCTTTTTGGCTTGCTTGTGCAGCTCCGTATGGGCCTATGCCCAGCAATCTATCAACAATAATATCACTCCCCCCTATGTTGTCGACGGAGAAACTATCAAACTAAAGACAAACTGTTTTATCGAAGATATTTATGGCACAAAATTCCCTGCTTCTTTTATCGGCAGTGACGCAGGTTTTTCAATCTTAGGAAAGAATCGCTCGTTAGTTTTCGACCATTGTCAAGCTCCCGCTTCTAGCTATGCCACGTTAATTTCAGCAACCAGCAACTTAAAGATTACTAATTTAAATAAACTTGTTCTCAATGAGAATGTATCCTTAGGCTCTCACGGATTGATTTACGCTCCTAATATTTGCATTATGTCATGCAAATCTCTTATTTGCTCTGGGAACAAAACCCCATATTCTCCAGTGGTGGTAACACAATCTGGAGGAGAGGGTCGCGTTGGTGGCACTACAACAATCAATGCTTCTAGCGGATCTACAATCCAAATCAGTCCTTACGCTCCTCCTCCGAAAGTATCTGAAACTGTTCTTGAAAAATCAGCTCTATTAGCTGAAGCTGAAGAACCTGTACCTCCATCACTGAGAATCGAGAAAATCAAAAAAGAGATTACCTTCTGCAATAACTCTGCAAATTTTGGATCTGCTATCCTGTCTACAACAGACGGCAAAGTAAACATTCAAAATAACTCTGCGCCCATCTCATTTCTTAGAAACTTCGGAGCTTGTTCTGGAGGAGCTATTTACAATGGAGATATTACCTTTGCCAATAACTCTGGCTACATGAAGTTCTCAGGCAATGCTGCTGCGAATGGGTTAGGAGCAACCTCTCCAAACCCAACAGTAGTAGTAGCTGGAGGATGTGGAGGAGCTATTTGCTCCCCTACAAAATCTGTAACGTTTAGGGACAATACAGGGGCTTGCCTGTTCCATTGTAATTTATCTGAAAAAGATGCGGGAGCAATTTATGCTACCACTTGTAACATCACTACACAAGCTCCCATGATCTTCGATAATAATAATGCCAAAGGCAATGGCGGGGCTATCTGTGCAAAATCCCTAACCCTTTCTTCTTCGGGAGATATGCTCTTTATGAGCAACAGAGCTAAACAAGGTGGAGCTATCTATGTAGACCCTTCTGTAGGAGCAAATGGAGGATCTCCCACCTGTGCTTTAACAATTAATGCAAAACATGGGGATATTATCTTTTCCAGTAATAACTTGGATTGTGCTCCCGGCTTACGCAATGCTGTATATGCTGATAGCACTGCTACCATTGCCTTAGGAGCTGACTCTGGAGCACGTATTATTTTCTATGATCCTCTTACTCACGTAAAACCTGCACAAAGGGCATACGCTCTACCTTCTCATCCCCAACCAGAGTCAACCGCTATTGCCTCTGCAGCCGCGCCGCTAGCTGTCCAACCAAGAACAAATCCTGCTGTTATTAAGGTCAATGATGGTGGACAGGGAGGCTCAGTAGTATTTTCAGGGAAATTACTCACTTTATCAGAAAAAATAGAAACTCAAAATTTTACATCTTCACTCTATGGAAATGTAAATATTAATGGTGGCCAGCTTGTAGTTACTAATGACGCCATTTTAAACGTACTTGGTATAACCCAAAGTAACGGAGGAATCTTAACTGTAGGATCTGGTGCTCAAGTTGGGCAGATTCCTGGAGTAAGTGATGTAACAACACAACCTTTCACCATCACTAACTTAGGCTGTGATGTTACTTCCTTTCTGAACCCTAATTGGACCACAGCAAATATTAATTCAGGAACAAGCACTGCTACGACAGTAAACAACCTAAATATTGTTTACGACGACGCTTCCTATCTCTATGATAATCCCATGCTGATGCATAACCTATGTATTCCTGTGGTAACATTAGGCGGCAGTGGTTCTAGTCAACTAAGTAGTTTTACCGAAGGAAATATCAATGAAGCTGCCCATTATGGTTACCAAGGGACTTGGTCTAGACATAAAACTACCCCCCTACTAGCTCCTACGCCTAGTGGAGGCGTACCTCAAGGGGTAGCTAATAAAACAATTTACGCCTTATGGACTCCATCAACTCCTTTAGGAGCTGAATATATTTTAGACCCTTCTCGCAAAGGAGAAATCGTAGTCAATAGTCTTTGGGCGTCATTCTTAGCATCCCAGGCATTCTCCGAAGCATTAAATGATTCTTTGATATCAGATTACAATGGAGTGTTCCTATCTGGCAAATCTATAGGAGCACATATATTCCAAAACCAAAAGGATAGTCACGAAGGCTTTAAAGGAAGATATGGCGGATATCAAGCATCATTGAGTGTAAGGTATCCAGATGATGCTTGTTTAGGTGTTGCTTTTGGACAGCTCTATGGCCAAATCAAAAACGTCCCCTATAATGCTAAAGATACCAAACAGATGATTTTATCATCATTTTTTGGTCAACTCCCTATTGTTACGAAAAAATCCGAGACCAATGTTACGTGGAAAACTGCATATACATATGTGAGAAATCACATGAAAACGCAGTACCCTTCGATGAAATCGAAACTATCGAAGTCCTCAGCACATTGGCATGAGAATATTTACTACGGTTTACTTTCTGTTGAACATCCGTATATTCACTGGTGCACTGCCACGAGATATATCGCCAAGAAGTTTGAACTTACTGGATTCCTAGCAGCAGAAATGGTGGGAGGTTGGCAGCAAGCATTTATAGAAACCGGGGCTCTTGCAAGAAAGTTTTCCCGAGGTTATGGACACAATCTTGCTCTTCCTATTGGGTTCTACTCACAATGGTATTCACCGTTTGCTAAAGCTCCATCAACAGTAACATTGAAACTAGCTTACAAGCCTGATATTTATCGTGTGGATCCCCATAATGATATGACAATTGTTGCTAACCAAGAGAGCTTTGCAACTCACGGGACCTCAATAAGTCGTCATGGTATTTACCTAGAACTAAATGACAGCATAGAATTACAAAAACATGTGACAGCATTCATAGATTATGTTCTAGATGCTAGGAAAGGCTATACCAGCCATCGTTTGTCAACAGGGTTACAAGGGAGATTCTAA